DNA from Kitasatospora acidiphila:
GGTGCGGCCGGACTCCAGGGCGGCGACGAAGGAGTACGGCCAGCCCGGCACGAACTGGTCCGTCGAGCGGTCGCCGCGGCCGTAGACATGGCAGAACAGCCGCTCGTTGCTGGTGGGGGCGTCGGGGCGCAGCCAGTTGCTGACGTCGACGGCCAGGACGATCCGCCCGTCGGCGGCCTTCGGCAGCGGCAAGTCGGTCAGGGCGCGGCGCAGGCGGGCCGACTCGGCCCAGCCCCGGTCCAGGGCCTGGTACAGGGCGCCGTGCCCGCGTCGGTGCTCTGCCGCGAGCGACAGCTCGACCAGTGTCTTCACCGGCCCGTCCGTGCACAGGACCGCGTCCGTGAGCTCGAAGAGCGCGTCCGGGCGGGCGTACAGGGATTCGTAGAACTCAACCCGAAAGCGGGACAGGACGTCCAATGCCTCGCCTGTGGCCGCGTGGACGGGGAGACTCATAGGCAGCGGCCGTTCTCTCGTGCTTCGTGACTCGACATCTCGAAGCGTGAAGAACGGCCGCGTCGCGTGCCCGCAGAACCCATGGATCTCAGCCGGTCGAGTGACCAGCGAGGTTAAACGCCAAGCTGAGTGTCAGCGGGGCAACCGGCCAGTGAGGTTGTGCCAGTGCGCCCGGGCATCGTCGAGGGCCGTGGCCGCCGCGGCCGGGCGCTGGTCCGCCCCCTGGCGCTCGGTCAGCTCGGCGAGCCGGTCGCGTGCGGACCGCTGAGGTGCGGAGCGCTGTTCGAGCTCCTTCAGCTCGGCCTCCGCCGCGGCCACCAACTGGTCGCGGCGCTTCAACAGGGCGTGCTCCTCGGCCACGGCGTTCACCACTCGGTTGCCGAACCGGCGCACCTCCTCCTCGCCGTGCAAGCCCTGTTCGAACATCTGGCGGTGCACTCGGCCGCCCGGCAGTGCGAAGTGGAGGCAGTGGCGCCGGTCGACCCGCTCGATGCGGACGGTCAGCCCGGCCAGTGGCAGCTCCTCGGCGCCGACCACCACCGCATGCCGGTGCAGCGCGAGCACTCCGAGCCGCACCAGCAGCGGGCCCCGGCCGGGACAGCGCAGTTGCTCGACCCGCCGGGCCGCCAGCTCCACCTCGTACCGGTGCCGCGCCTCGGCGCCCCGCACCTCGGCCTGCGCACCCGTCAACTCCCGCCTCGCCGCGCGGTGCAGGTGTCCCACCGTGCGGCGGGCGGCGGCCAGTTGCCGCCGGTCCGGCGCGAAGGCGGCCCCGAACGCGTAGGCCCAGCCGCCCGGGTAGCGCGACAGCTGCCAGGCGACCGCCGCCCCGCCGCCGACCAGGAGCGCCAGCAGTACCCCGATCACGATCCCCATGCCCGGCCCTTCCTCACCGTGTTCAGCACCGCTCCGAAGCATCCCAGAGCGGCCAGGGGTGGTCACCGGGATCGCCCGCCCCTACGCTGCCCGCCATGGGTACCGACATCTACGGCGCGATCGAGGTGCGCCACCCCTGCGCCGACCAGGACTGGTGGGAATGGCCGGCCTGGCAGCGCCTGATGGACCTCTCACCGCTCTACGACGACCGGGACTACTCGGCGTTCGCCGTGCTGTTCGGCGTGCGCAACAGCGCCGGGTACTCCCCCGTCGCCGCCGGTCGGGGGCTGCCGGCGGATGTCTCGGCCGAGCTGCGGGAGGAGTTCGAGCGCGTCCAGGGCATCGACTCGGCGGTGCACGGCGCCACCTGGGTGAGCTGCGCCGAGCTCGACCGGGCCGACCTGACCGGCATCGACGCTCTCGGCCCGGGAAGCGGGTGGGAGCACGTCTTCGCCGTCCTGCGCGCGCTGGCCGGCCGGTTCGGCGGTGACGGGGTGCGCCTGGTGGTGTACTTCGACTGAGTTTCGGCGCCCCCGCCCGCCGCCGCATGCCCAAGCACGGGCCCGGCGACCACTCGCCCTGGCCGGGCGCCGAGCGGATGTTCTTCCACCAACCGCCCGGCCGGGCCACCGCGATGGGTTGGGCGATCGACCCGAGCGGTCTGCACGACGTGCTCACCGAGACGGCCCGGGCCAATCCCGGCCTGCTACGGCAAGCGGTCCGGCGCGGTCTGCGTCGACTACCCGACCCAGCGCCGGACCCCGAAGACCAGCGCCGCCTGGTACGCCCGCACCGCCGACATCAATGCGCTGCACCCGCCACCCGCCTCGAACTGAGGTCCGTCAGGCGGCCGTTCGGACGTACCGCAGGATCTGCTGGCCCTCGTCGAACAGCCGGACTTCGGCCAGGGTGAAGGCGCGCGGACCGAACTCGGCGCGGAACAGCGGGATTCCGGCGCCGACCAGCACCGGGGACTGCTTGATGATCAGTTCGTCGATCTCGGGGAGCAGCTGGCCGGCCAGGTCGGCACCGCCGCAGAGCCAGATGCCCAGCCCGTCCTGCTGCTTGAGCCGGCGCACCAGGGCCACCGGGTCCTCGGCGGTCACCTCGACGGCCGGGTCGGGGCTCTCGGTGAGCGAGCGGGACAGCACGATCTGCCGCAGGTGGGCGTACGGGCTGGTGAGGCCGATGTCCAGCCCGGGCTGGTAAGTGCCGCGCCCCATCAGCACGGTGTCGAAGCGGCGGTTGGGCGCGTCCGCGATGCCGAGCCCCGCCCGCCCGGGTGTGGACATGGCCTCGGGGTACTCCGCCATGTAGTGGGTAAGGAAGTCCGGCGTCAGATAGGGCGCGAAGAAGTCGAATTCACCGTCGGGACCGGCGATGTAGCCGTCGATGGTGACGGCGACGAGATAGCTGAGCGTTCGCATACATGTCCCCCATGCTGTCGGTGGGCGAATTCCGCCCGCCAGCGTTAACCACTCCATTTATAGTACTCTGCCTGTAGTGGTTGCAAGCGCCTATTGGCGCGCCCTTGAAGTTGACGCGCCTGGTGACGTCGAAACGTTGCGGCGCCTGTTGAAGGAGA
Protein-coding regions in this window:
- a CDS encoding dihydrofolate reductase family protein, which produces MRTLSYLVAVTIDGYIAGPDGEFDFFAPYLTPDFLTHYMAEYPEAMSTPGRAGLGIADAPNRRFDTVLMGRGTYQPGLDIGLTSPYAHLRQIVLSRSLTESPDPAVEVTAEDPVALVRRLKQQDGLGIWLCGGADLAGQLLPEIDELIIKQSPVLVGAGIPLFRAEFGPRAFTLAEVRLFDEGQQILRYVRTAA